The following are encoded together in the Methanosarcina flavescens genome:
- a CDS encoding LamG domain-containing protein yields the protein MKKLVVVFGFILLNLVMLIIVILVNNFSFTWLLPEAQDPVTDVKTGHPSNVSHGRLLWSGINWRVISQLENNTWVDDQGRLHMRLQKIGDTWCCTTLESPYTVKYGKFIWNISSPSLNLERNTSIGMFTYANDTNEIDIEINQWPGHDEHLWFTNQPGSVEDYPSNIYYDVYSDSPYLNETNITYIIEWEPTYINFSVVSSDGSIISNWNYTNESEIPHVESTICQYFGTVANFTPQNEQPKEIVFNSFQYISSKQSSNYESADDLNPENETKFYKGVIDKLNEL from the coding sequence ATGAAAAAGCTGGTAGTCGTATTTGGCTTCATATTACTGAATCTTGTTATGCTAATAATTGTCATATTGGTTAATAATTTTAGTTTTACCTGGTTACTACCGGAAGCTCAAGACCCTGTTACAGATGTAAAGACTGGACATCCGAGTAATGTGAGTCATGGCCGCCTGTTGTGGAGTGGAATTAACTGGAGGGTGATATCTCAGTTGGAAAATAACACATGGGTGGACGATCAAGGGCGCTTACATATGAGGTTACAAAAAATTGGTGATACATGGTGTTGTACTACACTTGAAAGCCCTTATACCGTCAAGTATGGGAAATTTATATGGAACATAAGTTCTCCATCCCTGAATTTAGAACGTAATACATCAATAGGGATGTTTACTTATGCGAATGATACTAATGAGATTGATATAGAAATAAATCAATGGCCTGGGCATGATGAACACTTGTGGTTCACCAATCAGCCTGGATCAGTTGAAGATTATCCTTCAAATATATATTATGATGTATATTCTGATTCGCCATATTTAAATGAAACAAATATAACTTATATTATTGAGTGGGAACCTACTTATATAAATTTTTCCGTAGTTAGTAGTGATGGATCAATTATCAGTAACTGGAATTATACAAACGAGAGTGAGATTCCGCATGTAGAATCAACAATTTGTCAATATTTTGGTACTGTAGCTAATTTTACTCCTCAGAATGAGCAACCCAAAGAGATCGTCTTCAACAGTTTCCAGTATATAAGCAGTAAACAATCTTCTAACTATGAATCAGCTGATGATCTCAATCCTGAAAATGAAACGAAATTCTATAAAGGAGTTATTGATAAACTTAATGAATTATAA
- a CDS encoding acyltransferase, which produces MISLREMLYYIIKGIDGIITPLILLLTKIIIVDSPVIVSLGKLRGLILLPFIKCKSIPSIGKDVYFSELLTRKYVFGKNVGISNFCKLFGPIEIGDNVDINYNVQLRPQTFIGNNVGIGPNTLFMTDTHDLGNEKKRVGKHRIKKIVVEDGCWIGANVIVLGGVTIGAGSVIGAGSIIDTDVKPNSLVVSDRSKHIREIRKLNFLRKS; this is translated from the coding sequence ATGATTTCATTAAGAGAGATGTTATACTATATTATAAAAGGGATTGATGGGATAATAACACCTCTAATTTTATTACTGACAAAAATAATAATTGTAGACTCACCAGTTATTGTCTCGCTTGGGAAGCTAAGAGGACTTATATTATTACCTTTTATAAAATGTAAATCAATTCCATCTATCGGGAAAGATGTTTACTTCTCGGAATTGCTAACTCGAAAATATGTTTTTGGAAAAAATGTAGGTATTTCAAATTTTTGTAAGCTTTTTGGTCCAATAGAAATCGGAGATAACGTAGATATAAATTATAATGTACAGTTAAGGCCACAAACCTTTATTGGTAATAATGTTGGCATAGGTCCAAATACGCTCTTCATGACTGACACTCACGACTTAGGAAATGAAAAAAAAAGAGTTGGAAAACATAGGATTAAGAAAATAGTTGTTGAAGATGGATGCTGGATCGGAGCAAACGTCATAGTATTAGGCGGAGTAACAATTGGTGCAGGATCGGTTATAGGTGCAGGATCTATAATAGATACAGATGTAAAGCCTAATTCACTTGTAGTAAGTGATAGATCAAAGCATATCAGAGAAATAAGGAAATTGAATTTTTTAAGAAAATCATAA
- a CDS encoding PKD domain-containing protein, translating into MKLKKGLLICLISFIAAIGIASATPAECLNNSKHIAVYLENAQTVSHDPFCTSMFYEYNLTYLFNDTILSQDLSGIDLLIVPENQMSNSTAAIINDYLNSGGKVWFLNDPIFDENGNLQTANRINILGNWSQYPINHAQRVYFNNTDPLLSGFPSSLPIQSSIESYTWMRAYSPRSGTISGFNYNVLMHLGHWDGNMLVKFENTTTGAKAIYSNPNMFISGGKNSYFDSNTASALFYSLRDWILGFESNTYSVAVTYPKTDKILTLTIDDIHGSDNEIQTTSNYFRMKKNLAYSIPDTFFIIPDSDTTKKGLNYFSQFGDTHTIHPHGVDWTDVNTASNSNVTMFEDIINDATGKEDYGFYSFRFPGTTGTIPAFQIFADLGYSISSNYGPFTGMGSIGDELSNNMFFPKQKILYNKKTNLIELETPTRYDINTDTPADIYTDNINSLQYFKNINFPANYIIGGHIQGVMENPDMVSNISKVFVYITQNLDDVSYESLETIAKYNSGIKNSTIIATRNDNNTSIEITTQQPISNFTIKLINNRNLITADYDGAEIYEDKIRYKNGFYYIYHDVDPGTHTINITDTGVPVHSFSMSSDSGVAPLTVAFNDTSIIKSENLSWDFENDGIVDSTEKNPVHVFEKVGVYSINMTVSSSDGSFSCIKTVTVNPFTSDVLNKLYWFLYKHLSKFLPTSIFT; encoded by the coding sequence ATGAAACTTAAAAAAGGACTTCTGATCTGTTTAATTTCTTTTATAGCAGCTATAGGTATTGCATCTGCAACTCCAGCAGAATGTCTTAATAATAGTAAACATATAGCTGTATATCTAGAAAACGCACAGACAGTCAGTCATGATCCTTTCTGTACTTCGATGTTTTATGAGTATAACCTGACATATTTGTTTAATGATACGATTTTGTCTCAAGATTTATCAGGTATTGATTTGCTTATAGTCCCTGAAAATCAGATGTCAAATTCAACGGCTGCAATAATAAATGATTATCTGAATAGTGGTGGGAAAGTTTGGTTTCTAAATGATCCAATATTTGATGAGAATGGTAACTTACAAACTGCTAATCGGATAAACATTCTGGGAAATTGGAGTCAATATCCTATTAATCATGCTCAGCGAGTATATTTCAATAATACCGATCCACTTTTATCGGGCTTTCCCTCATCACTCCCGATTCAATCATCGATTGAAAGTTATACCTGGATGAGAGCTTATAGCCCTCGCTCAGGAACAATATCGGGATTTAACTATAATGTTTTAATGCACCTGGGGCATTGGGATGGAAATATGCTTGTTAAATTTGAAAATACAACAACTGGGGCTAAAGCAATTTATTCAAACCCTAATATGTTTATCTCTGGAGGAAAAAATAGCTACTTTGACTCAAATACTGCCTCAGCACTTTTTTACTCATTGAGAGACTGGATTTTGGGTTTCGAATCAAATACATATAGTGTAGCTGTAACATATCCAAAAACAGATAAAATACTCACATTAACTATAGACGATATTCATGGTTCTGATAATGAGATACAAACAACGTCTAATTATTTCAGAATGAAGAAAAATCTTGCATATTCTATTCCAGACACATTTTTTATTATCCCTGATAGTGATACTACAAAGAAAGGACTCAATTATTTTTCTCAGTTTGGAGATACTCATACTATTCATCCACATGGGGTGGATTGGACTGATGTAAACACGGCAAGTAATAGTAATGTTACAATGTTTGAAGATATCATAAATGATGCCACAGGAAAAGAGGATTATGGGTTTTATAGTTTTAGATTTCCAGGAACTACAGGTACAATCCCAGCTTTTCAGATATTTGCAGATCTTGGGTATTCAATAAGCTCAAATTATGGACCTTTTACAGGAATGGGCTCTATTGGAGATGAACTAAGTAACAATATGTTCTTCCCAAAGCAAAAGATACTTTATAACAAAAAAACAAATTTAATAGAACTGGAGACTCCTACTAGATACGATATCAATACTGATACCCCAGCTGATATTTATACAGATAATATTAACAGTTTACAATATTTTAAAAATATTAACTTCCCAGCTAATTATATCATAGGAGGACATATTCAGGGGGTTATGGAAAACCCCGATATGGTTTCCAATATATCCAAAGTTTTTGTCTATATAACTCAAAATTTAGATGATGTATCTTATGAGAGTCTGGAAACCATTGCTAAGTATAATTCGGGAATAAAAAACTCTACAATAATAGCAACTCGTAATGATAATAACACTTCTATTGAAATTACTACTCAACAACCAATCAGTAATTTCACAATAAAATTGATTAACAATAGAAATTTAATAACTGCTGATTATGATGGTGCAGAAATTTATGAAGACAAAATAAGATATAAAAATGGATTTTACTATATTTATCATGATGTTGATCCGGGCACTCATACAATAAACATTACAGACACCGGAGTTCCTGTACATTCATTCTCAATGTCTTCAGATTCTGGGGTAGCTCCATTAACAGTAGCTTTTAATGACACATCTATAATTAAATCAGAAAATTTGAGCTGGGATTTTGAAAACGATGGTATAGTCGACTCTACAGAGAAAAACCCTGTTCATGTTTTTGAAAAGGTAGGAGTATATTCTATAAATATGACTGTTAGTAGTTCCGATGGAAGCTTCAGCTGCATAAAAACTGTTACAGTAAACCCATTCACGTCAGATGTCTTAAATAAACTGTACTGGTTCCTATACAAACATCTTAGTAAATTTCTCCCAACATCAATTTTTACCTGA